From the genome of Pseudomonas sihuiensis:
GGCCGAGCGCTATGCCGATGTCGATTGCTCGGTGGGCGTGCATCCGCTGGATCTCGAGCCGGGCGCCGAACCGGCGCTGGACTGGCTACTGGGCGAGCTGGCGCACCCGAAGGTGGTAGCCATCGGTGAGACCGGTCTGGATTACCACTACGAATCTGAATCCGCTGCGCTGCAGCAGGCCTCCTTCCGTCTGCATCTGGAGGCGGCGCGCATCACGGGTAAGCCGGTAATCGTGCATACCCGCGAGGCTCGCGCCGACACCCTGGCGTTGTTACGCGAAGCGGCGCTGCCACAGGCTGGCGTGCTGCATTGCTTCACCGAAGACTGGGAGATGGCCAAGGCCGCGCTGGACATCGGGTTCTATATTTCCCTGTCCGGCATCGTCACCTTCCGTAATGCCGAGGCGCTGCGCGATGTGGCGCGCCAGGTGCCGGCTGACCGTCTGCTGGTGGAAACCGACTCGCCTTACCTGGCGCCCGTGCCGCATCGTGGCAAGCCCAACCTGCCGCAATACGTGCGTGAAGTGGCCGAGTACCTGGCCGTACTACGTGGCGTCAGCTACGAGAGCCTGGCCGAGCAGACCTCGAGCAACTTCAAGCGTCTGTTCCCGCTAGCTGGTGTGGCCTGAAACTATGGCGTAGCCCGGATGCAATCCGGGGGGGGGCGGTAAATATTTCCCGGATTGCATCCGGGCTACGGTTCGCGCTTCTGTCATCAGACCAGGCAAAAAAAACCCGGACTCTGGGGGATGAATCCGGGTTAAGACCATTAGGAGTAAATCAAGGTACGCGGTCCACGGTACCTTGGCTGGCGGGGCACTTGGGGGGAGATGCCGCGCACCAGTAAGTTCCAGTATTAGCCATGATCAGCGAGCGTCCAGGCCAAAGCCTGAGTTTTTTAAACGGATTTGGAATACCGCGGACGCTGTTGAGTCCTCACCCTTTTGCCAGCTGGGTTAGCAGCCCCAGCGTTTCCTCGATCACTTGCTCTTGGGTGTAGAAGTGTGGCGAAAGCCTTACTCCCGGCCCACGCTGCACGCAGATCACCTGTTCCTCGCGCAGACGTTGATAAAGCGCGGGGTTGTTCCAGCCTGCCAGGCTGAAGTTGAGGAT
Proteins encoded in this window:
- a CDS encoding TatD family hydrolase yields the protein MLIDSHCHLDRLDLAAHGGSLDAALDAARAAGVGHFLCIGVSADNAATVKGLAERYADVDCSVGVHPLDLEPGAEPALDWLLGELAHPKVVAIGETGLDYHYESESAALQQASFRLHLEAARITGKPVIVHTREARADTLALLREAALPQAGVLHCFTEDWEMAKAALDIGFYISLSGIVTFRNAEALRDVARQVPADRLLVETDSPYLAPVPHRGKPNLPQYVREVAEYLAVLRGVSYESLAEQTSSNFKRLFPLAGVA